Proteins encoded together in one Diabrotica undecimpunctata isolate CICGRU chromosome 3, icDiaUnde3, whole genome shotgun sequence window:
- the LOC140437019 gene encoding large ribosomal subunit protein eL22-like — MPTKTAVPVTKPQGKKPQIRGKGLKKKKVALKFVIDCTHPSEDNLLDVANFENYLKERIKINGKTGNFAAGKGGQHSVTVSRDKNVKIALSSEIPFSKRYLKYLTKKYLKKNNLRDWLRVVASGKDSYELRYFQIDSQEDDDEEDNE, encoded by the exons ATGCCa ACAAAAACAGCCGTTCCAGTTACCAAGCCACAGGGAAAGAAACCCCAAATTAGAGGAAAAGGTCTAAAGAAAAAGAAGGTTGCTTTGAAATTTGTGATTGATTGTACTCATCCTAGTGAAGACAATCTTCTAGATGTCGCAAACTTT gAAAATTATTTGAAAGAAAGGATTAAGATCAATGGAAAAACGGGAAACTTTGCTGCCGGAAAAGGTGGTCAACATTCTGTTACTGTAAGCAGagacaaaaatgttaaaattgcTCTTTCCTCTGAAATTCCATTTTCAAAAAG gtACCTTAAATACCTTACTAAAAAGTATTTGAAGAAGAACAATCTTCGTGATTGGCTTAGAGTAGTTGCTTCTGGAAAGGACTCTTATGAACTCAGATACTTCCAGATTGACAGTCAagaagatgatgatgaagaagataATGAATAA